From Desulfuromonas soudanensis, the proteins below share one genomic window:
- a CDS encoding baseplate J/gp47 family protein — protein sequence MQWQKGFDELLAQILADYANQFPGVDLSPGSLVFIKSACTASAVWGIYQHQQYIYRQIFADTSDTENLEHHCQDVGIVRLAGETDAALLERYQTKRRNPPAGGNQYDYVQWARAVEGVRLAWSYPRARGNGTVDVVVLADAVLTGDEIPTQVLLDAVLAYIDPRRPAGMASPDPVLIFAPTPLVTDVTMSTVGLNVDVAQIKADIEAYLATFVPGQILYLTQLAAIALANGAVDASVTAPAAAVIPVNYEMIRPGVVNVT from the coding sequence GCGTCGATCTCAGCCCCGGATCGCTGGTCTTCATCAAGAGCGCCTGCACGGCGTCGGCGGTTTGGGGGATCTATCAGCATCAGCAATATATATACCGGCAGATTTTTGCTGACACGTCCGATACCGAGAACCTCGAGCACCACTGCCAGGATGTCGGCATCGTCCGACTGGCCGGCGAGACCGACGCGGCGCTCCTGGAGCGATATCAGACCAAGCGGCGCAACCCGCCGGCGGGGGGCAATCAATACGACTACGTGCAATGGGCGCGGGCCGTCGAAGGTGTGCGCCTGGCCTGGAGCTATCCCCGGGCTCGCGGCAACGGCACGGTGGACGTGGTGGTGCTGGCCGACGCGGTGCTCACCGGCGACGAGATCCCGACACAGGTGCTCCTCGATGCCGTCCTGGCCTACATCGATCCCCGCCGCCCGGCAGGGATGGCGTCTCCGGATCCGGTGCTGATTTTTGCCCCGACGCCCCTGGTGACCGACGTGACCATGTCGACCGTCGGTCTCAATGTCGACGTGGCGCAGATCAAGGCGGACATCGAGGCCTACTTGGCGACCTTCGTGCCGGGACAGATTCTCTATCTGACGCAACTGGCCGCCATCGCTCTGGCCAACGGCGCGGTGGATGCGTCGGTGACGGCGCCGGCTGCGGCCGTCATCCCGGTCAACTACGAGATGATCCGTCCGGGGGTGGTCAATGTTAC